A single Pedobacter sp. PACM 27299 DNA region contains:
- a CDS encoding endonuclease/exonuclease/phosphatase family protein — protein MKKIIQISMACLLLIATAYAQSGKPFHVMSYNIRLNVASDGVNAWPNRKDEVKALVRFHDADILCVQEALPLQVDQLLEYTNYAMEGVGRDDGKREGEFSAIYYDKSRFTRKDGGTFWLSETPDKPSKGWDAVLNRVCSWVRLYDRLNKKEFLVFNTHYDHIGVQARIESAKLIKRKIQEIAPTLPVVLTGDLNVTPETEAIATIKSFLIDAKTASVEPAYGPEGTFNNFKFDSPLKDKIDYIFVNKGFKVQKFGVLSDSKNLRYPSDHLPIIARLSF, from the coding sequence ATGAAGAAAATCATCCAAATCAGTATGGCCTGTCTGCTGCTGATTGCAACAGCCTATGCACAATCGGGAAAACCGTTCCATGTGATGTCTTATAACATCCGTTTAAATGTGGCCTCTGATGGCGTAAATGCCTGGCCAAACCGTAAAGATGAAGTGAAAGCTTTAGTGAGGTTTCATGATGCCGATATTTTATGCGTGCAGGAAGCCTTACCTTTACAGGTAGATCAGCTGCTGGAATACACGAACTATGCGATGGAAGGAGTAGGGCGTGATGACGGAAAGCGTGAAGGAGAATTTTCCGCCATTTATTATGATAAATCCAGGTTTACGAGAAAAGATGGAGGTACTTTCTGGTTGTCAGAAACGCCAGATAAGCCTTCTAAAGGATGGGATGCAGTGCTGAACCGGGTTTGTTCCTGGGTAAGGCTATACGATCGCCTCAATAAAAAGGAATTTCTGGTATTCAACACCCACTATGATCATATTGGTGTGCAGGCAAGGATTGAATCTGCGAAGCTCATCAAAAGAAAAATACAGGAAATTGCACCAACTTTACCAGTGGTGTTAACCGGAGATTTAAATGTAACTCCTGAAACAGAAGCGATTGCTACCATTAAATCTTTCCTTATTGATGCAAAGACGGCTTCGGTTGAACCTGCTTATGGACCGGAAGGAACTTTCAATAACTTTAAGTTCGACAGCCCTTTAAAGGATAAGATTGATTACATCTTTGTGAACAAAGGTTTTAAGGTGCAAAAGTTTGGCGTGTTATCAGATAGTAAAAATTTGAGGTATCCATCAGACCACTTACCAATTATTGCCCGTTTATCTTTCTAA